GTCACGAACACGTGTTCGACCGCCTCAGCGTTTTTGATCCGATCCTGGAGGTCGTCGACGGCACCGATCGCACCCGACGCCCGGACGAACACTGGAACGCCGACCTGGAGTTGCGAGTGGTCGACATCAACGGTAAAGCGATTGATGACGCCCGCTTCCTGCAATCGTTCGACGCGGTCCGAGACAGCCGGCCCGGAGAGGCCGACCTGCTCGGCGATGTCGCTGAACGGTCGTCTGGCGTCCTCACCGAGCAATCGCAGGATCTCCATATCGGTCTCGTCGAGGTCTCGCATGGACGCCGTACGGTCCGAGTCGGGATATCTCTCTTGACTAGCTTTGGAATCGAAAGTACGATCAATGGATAGCTTCGAATACGAGGATCGGGTGCGAGGTGTAACTCCTTATTTCGAGTGACACCGATGATGCGGTCAATGTCGAGCGCTGAGAGTTCTACGTCTAGGTCGCTCAGACGAGTTCGTCCGTGAACACGAGTCCGACGCGCCGGTCAGAGACCACCCCTACGACACGGCGTTTCGCGCGTTTGACCGAACGCGAGAGACGGTCGCGTTGCTCGTCGGCACCGAACCAGACGGTCTGGACATCTACTCGGATAGCCTACTCCTGATTGATACACTTGAGCGCCACGCCGTAACCGACTTGCCTGACCTGGAGACGGCCACCCTCGTAAATCTCTACACGCTGCTGTCGGATGTCCAGCGTGACGCCAACGACCTTCGCCAGGAGGTCACTGACGTACTTCTCTTACGGCTTCATCACGACCGTCCTGTTGCCGGTCAGTACGGCTCCGTCCAGCGTACGAGTCGCTGTAACCGCTTGCTCAAAGATGACGAGGATGTCCTCTCGATGCTCGAGGCAGAAGGGATCGACCGCGAGCGCGTTATGAGCGTTGACCGGCAGAAAGTCGACGAAGCACTCGAAGACCGTATTGACGACCTCACGAGTTTCCGGACGGGGACGAAGGTACAGTACTGACTGCTAACGGTTTGTGTATTCCATTGTATTCCGGAACCGTTGGAGTGGTGCCTGAGACGGCTCACTCCACGGAAACTGTGTGCGGTTAGTTTTGCCGAGCCCGCTTGAAGAAAGCGATTGCAGCGCCGAGGAGCACGATATTCTGGAGGAATGAGGTGAGTTCTTCGTCACGCGAGTCTTCGTCGACGGCCCAGAAATCGTGCATCACTGGAGTCACGCCGATAAAGAACGTGGCGATACTGGCTGCAGACAACTTGGGCAGTTTCCAGAAGCCGATGCCAAGGCTACCACCGAGCAGGAGACCACTCGAGGCAGGGACGAGTTTGTCTGCGAGGGGGACTCCCTTGGCATCTGCATAGGCGATTCGTCCATCAAGATTCGTCAGATTGCGGAGTGCAAGTGCTGCAAGCCCACTCGCAAAGAGGAGGCGGCCGAGGACCGACGGTGGGTTCTGAGGTGAGTCGGAGTCAGACATCAACTAGAGTGGAGGGCGTTAGCGCGTTAACTGCCACGCTCTCTGAAGCTCCTGCCGGTATCTCGAGCAGAGCACACAGCGAATTGTGGTGGCTGTTCGAAGACGCTCAACACTATCGATGGGAAAGACCACCTCTGAAGGAGACGTGTCGAATTAGTCATCATCCTGTGCGCGGAGTTCAATGGCTCTCTCCTCGAGTTGACGGAGAATCGGGACACGTTGTTGGTGCTGATTTTCGTAGGCGACGCAGGCCCGCAACGTGTCCATATCGTTGATCGTTGCAATGCTGGCGTCGATGAGTCGCGGGGTCGGTGGCTCAAGGCGCTGCGCTGGTGAGAGATCGCTCGAGTCGTGGGAGTGCTCTGGAGTGTTACTCATTGAATGGTGCCTCTACTCCTGTTGAGGCACAACAAACTGTACCGATGCTATCGAGACCTGCCGTGAGTGAGAAGACGGTACTCTCTACAGACGGAGCAGGGCGAGTGCCTCGGGGCTTGACCCCGAGGGTGAAGCCCGTCGAAGGATATATCAAACCACGTGACGTAACAAGGGATAACGACCGTGACGGATATTGAAGACCTCAATATGAAGTGGTCGTCCGAATGGTTTGGAAATGCGACTCCTCTCAACATCCTGCCGCTATGGTGGGTGCGACGGGAGTTGTCGGGTCGTGGTGGAGCGACCGACTCCCATGGACACAGCGAGTGTTCGGGTGTTAATTCCAGCTGACCCCAATCGGGGAAGGTCGGGAGGAATTAAATTCGCCTGCGTCCGTTCGTCCGTTTCTGGACGGCACGGACAAAACGGTGAAGCCTCGGGGCTTGCCCCCGAGGTACTTCACAGTAAGTACAGGGGATTCACTTATTGGTGCAGGCAGCATATTGTTCATTATGCCTGAAGAAGTCCTATTCAAATCCGAGAGTGACGAGACCCGAGAAGAAATCGCATCGTATCTCCGCAGTGTCGCTGATAAGCTCGAACAAGGGGATACTGTCACACTCAAATCCGGTTCTGAGTCCGTGACAATGGAACCACCAGCGCGCCCGACGTTTGAGGTCAAAGCCGAACGCGAGGGGCCAACGGACGGGCCCGGTGAATTGAGCATCGAGTTCGAACTCGAATGGAACGAGAACGGCAATGAGGGGGACGGCGGGAGCGGCCAGTTAGAAATCGAGTGATCAATTAACATTTGTAGTGACCGTCTGTTTCACATAGGGCAGAGTTCAACAACAGCCCCCTCGTAGGTTTTTGTTAGTCGAAAAACGACTATATTTAAAACTGCCGGTAAATCACCGTTATTAATATAATCTCACAATAGTATCCGATATCAATTGATAGAGAATAGTGATAATGAAACTCCGACAACCAACCGACTTCTTGATTCTCGAGGCACTCGAGGAAACGGGCCGAAACGTTGCAGCGAACCTCGAGGCACACACAGGAAAGAGCCGGAAGAACATCAACACTCGACTGCCGATTCTTGCAGACTACGGTCTCGTACGCAAAATCGGCCCCAAAGAACGGTCTGGGTTATACGAAATTACACCAAAGGGGGAAATAGCACTCGCTCACAGAGACGAGTACGATGAGGTAGACGATTTCGAACAGCTGATCGAAGACGAGATGACGTCTACTGGCTGAAGTGTGCTTTCACCTTGAGACTGGAAGTAGAGAATTATTTTCTTTTAGCTGTAATTGAGGGCGCTAAGCCCCCTTCCTCAGCGAGCGAAGCGAGCAGGGAGGGGATACAGCGCCCGCACGTCTTGTTTTCGTGTGAATCGGCACCCCTACTACCGCTTCGGTCGAAGGTGGTAGTAAGATGCTCACCACGCTTCCGGCGTTGTTCAAACGCAACAAAAAGCGTGCATCGTCGGTTGTGGCCGAGTGTCGATTCGGTAGGAGTGGGACACTCCGAACCACCCGTGAAGGGAAGTCGCCTGCGGAGTCTGGAACCGCTGTGGGATCTGTTCCCGCAAGTTCTGACACAGAAACAGGAAACTCCGTCCTCAACAAGCGAGGGCCGGGTAGGCCCGAGCGCGGTAGGGCGGAGTAGTTCACAGCATTCCCTAATCGAGTCTGATATTCCAGATCCCAACCCCGTTCTGTGTGAGCACCTCACTCTCTCATAGGAATTAGCGTCGATCCTCATACGTCCCAGTGTGACAGATAAAGGATATATTGAAATTGACGTGAAAGACTTCGAGGATAGATTCAACAGAGCGGGGGGTTCGTTTGACTATCACTCGTTGGGTATGTCCGCCTCGTCGACCTCGCTTTTGCGGATTTGCTTTACGAGGTTGAGATGCATCAGGTGGAGATGCATTCCGATAGCGTACAGCAACAGCCCCATCCCAACAAAAATCAGGGGGAGGAGGATGGCATTGATTGCACTGCCCACCGATTCGAGATTCTGGGGTAACCGTCCAATTACGGCGATGAGAAAGGCCAAGACGATCACGCCAAGTCCAGTCCGGGAGAATCGAGAGAATTGCCCCAGCTTCTGGAGGCGCAGATTGATATCCTCTATTTGAGGGAGTTCACTGTCGTTACTCACACGAAGAGAAACGCGGTTGTCCTCAATATTCTCCCGGCCCGAGCTTGCAAGCCTATTGAATAGACCGGATTCCGAGAGGGACTCTCGTTTGTCCCGGCCATTGGCACTCGATGTGAGAGGGTGAGATTGCTGAATTCGCGCCCTCTATGCAGCAGAGGGGCTGTTAGTTGTCGTTGGTTTGGGGGAATACTCATTCTGGGTCACCACACTCCTGTAAAGGATGGTTCACCAAGGAACATCGAAGAAGATTGCCTGTTGCTGCATAGAGAGGATCAGTTCAGCACGGACGACCCCGTTCCTTTCGTGCTGGATCGGTGAGATAGCTGTTCCACATTCCTGCTGCCCGATTGGCCTGGTTGTGGTTGTCACTGAGCGCTTCTGGAGTCGTCTGAACCTGCCCGGGGGCTCTCCTCTCATCCCGTATGTACACGGCTCCACTCGGACTAGAGGTATCGTGGGACTTCACTTCGGTAGATCCGATACGCTCCACCGAATTCGTGTTCCAGAATCCGCTCCTCTCGACGGACGATCCGATGATAGGTGACCGCAACGAACGGGAGGGCGGCGACAGGCCACGCGGTATTATTGGTTTCGATGAACAGGTCGGGTCACTTCGTCCCGAGAGCGATGTTCACTAGGTTGTTCAACACGGCAGGATCGTGTCCGCTGGACCGCTCACGCAGCTTGTCGTCCAGTGACTTCTCGGCTGCGGCTTTCTGTTCCGCCGTCAGGTCGGCGACCATTTCCGCCCCGATTGGATTGCTGGCGGTTACCCACTTCCACATCTGCGAGCCGGACTCGAACTCCAACCGGTGGTTCGCCGTCTCCACACGGATATCCGCCAGTCCGGCGTCGGCCAGTTCCGCGCGCAGTGCCTCTGGATCGGACACCTGGAAGGGTAACGGCGGTGGGTCCCTCGGGAGGCCTGTGAAATCGGGGACGGCCGTTTTCACTGCGCCGATGAAGAACTCGAGAAACTCAACCTCCGTGGGTGGGCCCATCGTGATCAATAACACACGGCCACCGGGTCTGGTAACCCGCGTCATTTCGCTCAATCCCCGCGGCAGGTCGGGGAACAGCATGACGCCGAACTGTGATGCGGCGACGTCGAAAGTGTCGTCTTCGAGGTCGAGGGCCTGGCCGTCCATGACTCGGGTCTTCAGGTCTGTGAGCCCCTCCTCGCGGGCGCGTGCTTCGAGCCGTTCGACCATGGCGGGAGAGATGTCCGTTGCCAGCACCTGCGCCCGCGCGCGAGCCGCGGGAATACTCAACCCGCCACTGCCGGCTGCGACATCTAGCACCTGCATCCCCGGTCGGAGCCCGGCCCGCTGGAGAGCTCTCTCGGCCAGGGCCATGTTCGATGGGGTGACGTACTCGTCGTACCCCGTGGCGATCTCGGTCCACGCCGCCTGTATCGCTGCTTGCTCGGTCATGATACCTCAGATTCAGGTACGCCGGCCGGCTACGTCTAAATGTCCGCTGAAAGATTTCACCCCGTGAAGAGTGGCTTCGGTTCTGCGGCGGGACAGAACTGGCTTGGCACGGTGAATCGTCTCGAATGCCCAGTTCTCTCCGTGAGACCCGGCAAATCGCTGGTCGTCGAACGCATACCCATTATCTGCCAACACCTCCTACGGGAGAAGGTCCGACGGGACCAGCGTCTCGAACGCCTCCGGCCCGACCGGCTCGGCCTCATGGCGGACGCGCTCGAACGTGGAGATGGCCCACTCGCGCGCCTCGGGGGCGTCCGTATCGATCACGGCTGTCAGCGCCCCGGTCTCGGCGTCGTGACAGCAGATACCGGCGCGGTCGTCCACGATGCCGAGCCCACAGCGGTTTCCGTCGGGGAGGGCCTCGTGGACGTACACGGTGCAGTTCTCACGGGCGGCGGCCTCTATGACTCGTTCGGGATTCCACGCGACGGTTCCCTCGAGGGCGGTCGGCGAGTACACGTATTCGAGTTCCATGCCGTCGAGGACAGCCTGGCAGACCGTCTCGTTGTTAACCGATTTGTAGACGATACTGTCAAACCCGCGTAATCGACTGGTCCCTTCGATGAGCTGGGTGAGCCGTTCGACGGGTTCGTACGGGTACTTCGGACCGGGAGAGGAGACCACTGCATCGGCGAAGAGATCGGCGGAGAACCCCTCCATCTCCCGCGGGAGCCACTGCCAGACGTCGCGGAGCTTGCCTTCGACCTCCATCGAATCGCGGAGATCGAGGAATCGGTCTGCCACGAACTCGCCGAGTCGTGTCAGTTCGTAGGTCGGTCCATCCCGGATGATCCAGCGCCGATCTTCGAAGTCAGTGAGGATTCGACTCATAGTCGGTGAGGAGGCCCCCGTCGTGGCGCGAAGCTCCCTGCTTTCCCGGGCTCCCTCGGTCAGTTCCTCTATGACACCGACGCGGTGACTCGATCGGGCGAGAAATTCGATTTCTTCGATGGCGGTGTCCATGGTGTGAGTATGCGTATCATGGTATAATGGCTATCGATGATCGTGACGATTCTGACGATGAATTCGCGCTTTGTATTCATTAGTTCCAATCTCTCAACCATTCGAGAGAAATGAAATAAAATTATGAGTTGCGTTGCTAGTCCCTATCTGTTTTGCTAGCGTTCTGCGCCGCCGCTCTAGTCAGTGTTCGCTTGATCCTACCCAATGCGCCGGCACCCATCACCGGCGCAGAAACGCACCTGTCTCAAAGAGTAGAGTGATCCGGATCGGTAGTAGCATCAACAGCGATCGTCAGGTCGCTCGACTCGTTGATAGCTTCGAAAAGACCTCGAGTGCCTTGTTTCAACTCCCTTTGATTGAATCAGCTGGTAAGCAGATGGATTCTACCGCAGATCTGGTTCCACCGCTGGAATCCAGGATACTTCAATTGTTGATTCGATTGATGAACGACTACCAATCAGACCGGTAGAGAACGAACAACACTAGATAACGGCGAGAAGCCGAACAGACCAAACGATCAAGTCCATCCTCCCACTCAGTCCACCGCTGGATCATCGAGATCTTTTTCATGGACCCATACCGTCGAAATTCGGGTCCCCTCAACGCTCGTTACCTCAACGACGTGACCGTCGACCTCGACGCGGTCGCCAGGTTCTGGCGCGCGGTTGAGTTGCCCGAGCACCAGTCCACCGATCGTTTCGACCTCCTCGCTTTCGAAGTCCCCAGCCAGAGCATCGTTAACGCTCGACAATTGGACCCCTCCGTCAATATCGTACCCCTCATCGTCACGCTGGCGTATCGAGGGTTCGCGCTCATCGAGATCAAACCCGTCTCGAAGGTCTCCGACGAGGGCCTCAACGATGTCTTCAACCGTTACAATCCCCTCGAACGCTCCCCACTCGTCGATGACTGCGGCCATCTGCTGGCGATCCTCCTTGAACTGTATCAGGAGATCGCTAATTGCCATCGTCTCCGGGACGATGAGAATCTCACGGGCGATGTCACCGACCATCTCGGCATCCCCATTGTCCACCTCTACTCGCAGCACGTCCTTGACATCTACGAATCCGACCACTTGGTCACCGTCGTTGGCATCAAGAACCGGATAGCGCGTGTGTCCGGCCTCTAAGACGATCGAATGAAGTTCAGATAGTGTGGCATCCGCCGGAACGCTCACCACGTCCGGTCGTGGGACCATGACCTCCCGCACCACGGTGTCGTCAAGATCGAAGACGCGCTCGATCATCGTCACTTCTGCCACGTCAATGTCCCCGCCCTCGCCGGATCGTGTTAGTACCCGAAGGAGTTCCCGCTCACCGAGTGTCTCATCCGTTTCGGAAGCGGGTGGCACACCGAGCGACCGCGTGAACGCGTTGGCCGCCCCGTTGAAGACGACAATTCCCGGATAGAGTATGAAATAAAAGGCCTTCATGGGCGGGGCGAGGAACAGCGAGAGTCGCTCGGTCTTGGCAATTGCGATCGTCTTCGGCGCGAGTTCACCGAAGACGACGTGGAGAAACGTGATGATACTAAAGCCGATTGCGAACGCGATGAGATGGATGAGATTCGCCGGGAGAACCAATTCCAGTACGGGTTCGATGAGCGCCGCCACTGCGGGTTCGCCGACCCATCCCAACCCGAGAGATGCGATGGTGATACCGAGTTGCGTCGTGGCGAGGTAGTTGTCGAGATCCGTCATCACTTCTTGAAGCGACCCCGAGCCGGGCCGCCCCTCCTCGACGAGCTGGTCAACCGATGTCCCCCGAATCCGAACGAAGGCGAACTCTGCAGCGACAAAAAAGCCGTTGAGAACCACGAGAAACAGCGCTAAGACGATTTGTGCCGCCGAGAGCGCGACGTTTACCATCGGTGCTCCCGGAAAGTACTGCCGTTCGATTGGAGTGTGTTCATATCTATGCATCTCGCCCCATTCACTAAAATCTTATAAATGATTCGCGGGTGACCGACTGCTGTCAGTAGTGAACTGGTCCCGTGGATCTAGAGGCCATAGATTAAAAATCCCAGACGAGCACCAAGCGGAGCTGTAACGCCTCAGCGTTGTGATCCGCGGAGGAGCAGCGGCTCGATGGCAAGTGTCCGTTTCGCTACGGTGAGGATGCGAAGGACGTACGAGACAAACAGCATGAATGGAACGAGTGTCACCGCAAACGCACCGCCCACGACGAGAATGATGTGATCGAGACCGAGTGTGCTTCCTGGGAACGTCCCCGCATCGACGATTGCGACCATGATACCCGCAACGGCCAATGCCGGGACTGCAGCATAGAGAATCATCTGAGACAAGTCGATGAGTGCCCACTGGAAGTACAGCGTCTTGATGTGTTCGCGCGCCGGACCAAACATAGACAGCGCTGTTTTGAGGTCGTCAAGCAAGCCGCGTTCTTCCTCATTGAGGCTCTCTTCGTATTCGTTCGCGAGGCGTTCAACTTGGAAGATTTTCCAGCTATAATTGAAATTCAGTGCAGCGAATAACACATCGAACGAGCCGAACTGCGCACCCTCAAGTTGGTCACGTACCGTGTTAGCGTTCCCAATGACGCTCTCAGCGAATTCATTGACCTCTTCTCGGAGGTTCTCGTTATCATTCTTGTCAATAGACTCTCGAAGAGCCGTCGTCCGTTGTGCCGTGATTCCGATGATCTGCCGGAGGAATTCGGATGGATCGACAGGACTCGGAGCCCCGATCAGTTCTTCAGTAAAGTCCCGGAACTCCATCGAACTGGCCATCCGTTCGCGTTGATCGCCGAGCGGGCCGTTCTCCTGGGCGAGGACGAGCTGACCGATCGTGACGACGAGTGTTGTCCCAGTCACGATGACCGTGATCATCGTCGAGAACATCGTGTCGATCATGTCGCCGGACTCGATTTGCCGTGAAAACGGTGGATGGAGGACAGAGACGGCGACCACGAATGCGACGAACACGGCACTGGTCAGGACGGTGGAGACGAGAAGGCGGTTCGCGCGTAGCAGCACCCAGAGTTTTATCCGACTCTCTCCCGCGCGCTCACGCATCGTGTTGGCCGTACTGGTGTCGGTCTCGTCAGTCATACTGGCTCACTCGATCCGGCAGGTCGCTTGAAAACGAGGTACTTGGTGCCGCCTCCCTCATAGTCGATCGTCTCGATAAGCTCCCAGCCCTCTGCACCGAGTTGATTCAACTCTGCTTTCGGATCCTCTGCTTCTTTTTTGGTCTCATCGCGCGGCGGGCGAAGCGTCTCGTACTCCCAGCGGGTCGCTTCTGATTCGGACATCACGACTAGTAGGTACTGCAGCCCTCTATACCCCCTCTCCACCACCGACATGGAGGGAATATTTTGGCCTTGTTGAAACCCTCAATCGGTGATGGGCTTAAGCGGTCGTGCTGAATAGAGTGCGCGAATGTCGCACGAAGTCTGGCCTAATTGCGAAGGTAGTAACCGGTCAGTATAGGTGAAGAACGGAACAGCAGGTGCTGGAATATCAGTCGCCAACCTTCCCGACAGGTGCAGGAACGTACGCTTTCCTTAAACAGTGGGTACCTCGAGATGAGGAAATCATGAGCGATACAACAAGAACTGAAACCAACCGTGATAGCCGGAACGACTATGATTCACTGAACACGGACGTAATGCAGTGGGTGAGCGCCCTTGTCGCACTAATCGGTCTCTACGTTGTCGCGTCGCCGTTCATCTTCGAGTCCACGGATGCAGCGATCTGGAACGACACACTTGTCGGGACAGGGATTTTCCTGCTCGCGGGGTACAACTTCTACCGGCTGTCAAAGGATCGGTTGGCGAGCGTTGGCATCGCGTCGTTGACTGTCCTGCTGGGTCTCTGGCTGGTCGCCGCACCCACTGTCATCGATATGGGAAGCGACACACTGGCCACTGGGACCGCGATCTCGGGGGCGGCCACCGCGGTTCTCTCGGCGTATAACGCCTACGCTAACAAAAAGGCTGACGCGCCTGAGCATACTCATGCTCGTGCCTAAATTCGCGTTGGAAGACCACTCGTCCTCTGTCGCGCGTTTTAACGACAGTTCAGTATAGTCGCACCTGTAGTGAGCAGATCACTGCTTTTCGTATCATCCCGTCTTACAAAGATCACGTCGATCAGTGCAGGTGAACGAGTGAATGGCGTAGGGAATTTCACCCAGATAATCATACAATATTATGACAAGAGAAGGTGAAGCACCTCTATGCCTGATGGGGAGCGTAAAAGAACAATCGCCAAGTGTTGCTCTTGCAATTCTGCCTATGCTGTTAACGTATGGACTGACGGGACGATT
Above is a genomic segment from Natronorubrum aibiense containing:
- a CDS encoding ArsR family transcriptional regulator, which produces MKLRQPTDFLILEALEETGRNVAANLEAHTGKSRKNINTRLPILADYGLVRKIGPKERSGLYEITPKGEIALAHRDEYDEVDDFEQLIEDEMTSTG
- a CDS encoding hemolysin family protein, coding for MVNVALSAAQIVLALFLVVLNGFFVAAEFAFVRIRGTSVDQLVEEGRPGSGSLQEVMTDLDNYLATTQLGITIASLGLGWVGEPAVAALIEPVLELVLPANLIHLIAFAIGFSIITFLHVVFGELAPKTIAIAKTERLSLFLAPPMKAFYFILYPGIVVFNGAANAFTRSLGVPPASETDETLGERELLRVLTRSGEGGDIDVAEVTMIERVFDLDDTVVREVMVPRPDVVSVPADATLSELHSIVLEAGHTRYPVLDANDGDQVVGFVDVKDVLRVEVDNGDAEMVGDIAREILIVPETMAISDLLIQFKEDRQQMAAVIDEWGAFEGIVTVEDIVEALVGDLRDGFDLDEREPSIRQRDDEGYDIDGGVQLSSVNDALAGDFESEEVETIGGLVLGQLNRAPEPGDRVEVDGHVVEVTSVEGTRISTVWVHEKDLDDPAVD
- a CDS encoding amphi-Trp domain-containing protein, with the protein product MPEEVLFKSESDETREEIASYLRSVADKLEQGDTVTLKSGSESVTMEPPARPTFEVKAEREGPTDGPGELSIEFELEWNENGNEGDGGSGQLEIE
- a CDS encoding SPW repeat domain-containing protein; protein product: MSDTTRTETNRDSRNDYDSLNTDVMQWVSALVALIGLYVVASPFIFESTDAAIWNDTLVGTGIFLLAGYNFYRLSKDRLASVGIASLTVLLGLWLVAAPTVIDMGSDTLATGTAISGAATAVLSAYNAYANKKADAPEHTHARA
- a CDS encoding DoxX family protein, which encodes MSDSDSPQNPPSVLGRLLFASGLAALALRNLTNLDGRIAYADAKGVPLADKLVPASSGLLLGGSLGIGFWKLPKLSAASIATFFIGVTPVMHDFWAVDEDSRDEELTSFLQNIVLLGAAIAFFKRARQN
- a CDS encoding helix-turn-helix transcriptional regulator → MDTAIEEIEFLARSSHRVGVIEELTEGARESRELRATTGASSPTMSRILTDFEDRRWIIRDGPTYELTRLGEFVADRFLDLRDSMEVEGKLRDVWQWLPREMEGFSADLFADAVVSSPGPKYPYEPVERLTQLIEGTSRLRGFDSIVYKSVNNETVCQAVLDGMELEYVYSPTALEGTVAWNPERVIEAAARENCTVYVHEALPDGNRCGLGIVDDRAGICCHDAETGALTAVIDTDAPEAREWAISTFERVRHEAEPVGPEAFETLVPSDLLP
- a CDS encoding class I SAM-dependent methyltransferase, whose protein sequence is MTEQAAIQAAWTEIATGYDEYVTPSNMALAERALQRAGLRPGMQVLDVAAGSGGLSIPAARARAQVLATDISPAMVERLEARAREEGLTDLKTRVMDGQALDLEDDTFDVAASQFGVMLFPDLPRGLSEMTRVTRPGGRVLLITMGPPTEVEFLEFFIGAVKTAVPDFTGLPRDPPPLPFQVSDPEALRAELADAGLADIRVETANHRLEFESGSQMWKWVTASNPIGAEMVADLTAEQKAAAEKSLDDKLRERSSGHDPAVLNNLVNIALGTK
- a CDS encoding DUF4177 domain-containing protein codes for the protein MSESEATRWEYETLRPPRDETKKEAEDPKAELNQLGAEGWELIETIDYEGGGTKYLVFKRPAGSSEPV